In Pseudofrankia saprophytica, one genomic interval encodes:
- a CDS encoding arabinose dehydrogenase: MKAVRVLPGGGLEVAEVPVPEVGAGEVLVKVAGAGLCHSDCLIAAAPTVYRPDGAGFTLGHETAGWVEAVGPGVRGLSAGQPVVVHAEYGCGQCPTCVAGHERYCPVIRPASGAGLGFDGGLAEFLRVPARTVVALPDGLDPTDAGPLDDAGLTPYHAIRSSMPWLGAGAVATVIGIGGLGHLAVQILRALSPATIVAIERDPRRREFALELGADVALDPGDHAAGRVRKLGRSSFVLDLVGADETLALAVACAAERGKVVCVGAALGSVPFGLIHAPWECVLQSSYSGEAWELRELVTLAAAGKVRVSANHISLDEVPAAYERLDRSEHGLGRTIAVP, from the coding sequence ATGAAGGCTGTGCGGGTGTTACCGGGTGGTGGGCTGGAGGTCGCCGAGGTGCCGGTGCCGGAGGTGGGCGCCGGGGAGGTGCTGGTGAAGGTCGCCGGCGCCGGGCTGTGCCATTCGGACTGCCTGATCGCGGCGGCTCCCACGGTGTACCGGCCCGACGGAGCGGGATTCACGCTCGGTCACGAGACGGCCGGCTGGGTGGAGGCGGTCGGGCCCGGCGTGCGCGGACTGAGCGCGGGGCAGCCGGTCGTCGTGCACGCCGAGTACGGCTGCGGCCAGTGCCCGACCTGTGTCGCCGGCCACGAGCGGTACTGCCCGGTCATCAGGCCGGCGAGCGGCGCGGGCCTCGGGTTCGACGGCGGCCTGGCGGAGTTCCTCCGGGTGCCGGCGCGGACGGTGGTCGCGCTCCCCGACGGTCTCGACCCGACGGACGCCGGGCCGCTCGACGACGCCGGGCTGACGCCGTACCACGCGATCCGGTCGTCGATGCCGTGGCTGGGCGCGGGGGCCGTGGCCACGGTCATCGGCATCGGCGGGCTCGGCCACCTCGCCGTGCAGATCCTGCGCGCGCTCTCGCCGGCGACGATCGTCGCCATCGAACGCGACCCGCGCCGCCGCGAGTTCGCCCTCGAGCTCGGCGCCGACGTCGCCCTCGACCCGGGCGACCACGCGGCGGGGCGGGTCAGGAAGCTGGGTCGCTCGTCGTTCGTGCTCGACCTGGTGGGCGCCGACGAGACGCTCGCGCTCGCCGTCGCCTGCGCCGCCGAGCGCGGCAAGGTCGTCTGCGTCGGCGCCGCCCTCGGCTCCGTCCCCTTCGGGCTGATCCACGCCCCCTGGGAGTGCGTCCTGCAGAGCAGCTACTCCGGCGAGGCCTGGGAGCTGCGCGAGCTCGTCACGCTCGCCGCCGCCGGCAAGGTGCGCGTCAGCGCGAACCACATCTCGCTCGACGAGGTGCCGGCGGCCTACGAACGGCTGGACCGCTCCGAGCACGGCCTGGGCC